From a region of the Acidimicrobiales bacterium genome:
- a CDS encoding tetratricopeptide repeat protein: MQLDAYGLEISTSSPAARDLYVDGIDRQLAGVGGSLDALVSATEADPAFALPHAAIARIHQTNARPGEALAAIEAAEALAPDATERERSHIAVQGLLTRGQAVDGFGAIGRHLETWPTDAFVLAPASSVFGLIGFSGRRGREPEQLEYLDRLAPMYGDDWWFRSFHAFAHVETGQWEKGRDMVMEALEVKPRSAHSAHVLAHALYEGGRNEEALDFLGNWLPDLDHDATMYCHTWWHYALLLMGTGQAAEALATYELHCAPGRSPAPPLNVMTDGASFLWRCELAGIETDPAAWEKLMGFYEATFAKPGVFLDAHAGLPYIATGRTDALATYIDTLRGLVDAGRLPDGDMGLVLTQAFAAFAQSRWAQVIDLLEPRIDEVVRIGGSRAQRDLAVNTLLAAYVRAGRHSDATDYIQSSTDRMPSRPVAGLAA; this comes from the coding sequence ATGCAACTCGACGCCTACGGACTCGAAATCTCGACCTCGTCACCGGCAGCCCGCGACCTCTACGTCGACGGGATCGACCGCCAGTTGGCAGGCGTGGGAGGCAGCCTCGATGCCCTCGTGTCGGCGACCGAGGCCGACCCGGCCTTTGCGCTGCCCCATGCAGCCATAGCCCGCATCCACCAGACCAACGCACGACCTGGTGAAGCGCTGGCGGCGATTGAAGCCGCCGAGGCCCTGGCCCCCGACGCCACCGAGCGAGAGCGATCGCACATTGCCGTTCAGGGGTTGTTGACACGGGGCCAGGCCGTCGATGGCTTTGGCGCCATCGGGCGCCATCTCGAAACCTGGCCCACCGACGCATTCGTCCTGGCTCCCGCCAGCAGCGTCTTCGGCCTCATCGGCTTCAGCGGCCGACGGGGCCGCGAACCAGAACAGCTCGAATACCTCGACCGCCTGGCACCGATGTACGGCGACGACTGGTGGTTCCGCTCGTTCCACGCGTTTGCCCATGTCGAGACGGGACAATGGGAGAAGGGCCGCGACATGGTCATGGAGGCCCTCGAGGTCAAGCCAAGGTCGGCCCACTCGGCCCACGTGTTGGCACACGCTCTGTACGAGGGTGGTCGCAATGAAGAGGCCCTCGACTTCCTCGGCAACTGGCTGCCAGACCTCGACCACGACGCAACGATGTACTGCCACACCTGGTGGCACTATGCGCTGCTGCTGATGGGCACGGGGCAGGCCGCCGAGGCACTCGCCACCTACGAGCTGCACTGTGCCCCGGGCCGCTCACCTGCGCCCCCGCTGAACGTCATGACAGACGGGGCGTCGTTCTTGTGGCGCTGCGAGCTGGCCGGCATCGAGACCGACCCCGCAGCGTGGGAGAAGCTGATGGGCTTCTACGAGGCCACCTTCGCCAAGCCAGGCGTGTTCCTCGACGCCCACGCCGGGCTGCCCTACATCGCCACCGGACGAACCGACGCCTTGGCGACCTACATCGACACACTGCGAGGCCTGGTCGATGCCGGCCGGCTGCCGGACGGCGACATGGGTCTGGTGCTGACCCAGGCGTTCGCCGCCTTTGCCCAGAGCCGGTGGGCACAGGTGATAGACCTGCTCGAACCGCGCATCGACGAGGTGGTGCGCATCGGCGGCAGCCGCGCCCAACGCGACCTGGCGGTCAACACCTTGCTGGCCGCGTACGTGCGGGCAGGACGCCACTCCGACGCCACCGACTACATCCAGTCGAGCACCGATCGCATGCCTTCCAGGCCGGTCGCCGGTCTGGCCGCCTGA
- a CDS encoding LLM class flavin-dependent oxidoreductase: protein MTLRVGISPSGLERTDLDYVRDAERLGVDSVWTPEAWMYDALTPLGYLAAITERLRLAAGVVQLGARTPAMLAMSALAIQKMSQGRFVLGIGTSGPQVMEGWHGVPFHKPLARTAETIDIVRAIASGQRLSYEGDIYTLPLPDGQGRAIRSPVVGDGVHIPIHIASMGPANLRLTGAKADGWIGTAFTPEAADVFLEPIEQGAASAGRRLDDIELTVAVGLEFTEDIEAAGRKHAGGYAFTIGAMGSSSTNFYNRAFRRQGFGEAVDEVQALWSRGDREAAAQRVPIEIGLRTNLIGDDRSIADRLRLYRDVGIDNLRVGVAGETSTERLDQIARLLDIVSMVNAE, encoded by the coding sequence GTGACGCTGCGGGTAGGCATCAGCCCATCGGGCCTCGAACGAACGGACCTCGACTATGTCAGGGACGCCGAGCGGCTGGGTGTCGACTCGGTGTGGACACCCGAAGCGTGGATGTACGACGCTCTCACGCCGCTGGGTTACCTTGCCGCCATCACCGAGCGTCTGCGGTTGGCCGCAGGCGTGGTTCAGCTCGGCGCCCGAACCCCGGCGATGCTGGCGATGTCGGCTTTGGCGATACAGAAGATGTCGCAAGGGCGGTTCGTTCTGGGAATCGGCACCAGTGGCCCCCAGGTGATGGAGGGCTGGCACGGAGTGCCGTTTCACAAACCCTTGGCCCGAACCGCCGAGACGATCGACATCGTGCGCGCCATCGCGTCTGGCCAACGCCTTTCCTACGAAGGCGACATCTACACGCTGCCGCTACCCGACGGCCAGGGGCGCGCCATTCGCTCACCGGTGGTCGGCGACGGTGTACACATACCCATTCACATCGCCTCGATGGGTCCGGCGAATCTGCGCCTGACCGGCGCCAAGGCCGACGGCTGGATCGGCACCGCGTTCACACCCGAGGCCGCCGATGTGTTCTTGGAGCCCATCGAGCAGGGCGCGGCCTCGGCCGGACGACGGCTCGACGACATCGAGCTGACGGTCGCGGTGGGCCTCGAGTTCACCGAAGACATAGAAGCCGCCGGCCGCAAACATGCGGGCGGCTATGCATTCACCATCGGTGCCATGGGGTCGTCCAGCACCAACTTCTACAACCGCGCCTTCAGACGGCAGGGTTTCGGCGAAGCGGTCGACGAGGTGCAAGCACTGTGGAGCCGGGGCGATCGCGAGGCCGCTGCCCAGAGGGTGCCGATCGAGATCGGGCTGCGCACCAACCTCATCGGCGATGATCGATCCATCGCCGACCGGCTGAGGCTGTATCGCGACGTCGGCATCGACAACCTGCGCGTCGGTGTTGCGGGCGAGACGTCGACCGAGCGACTGGATCAGATCGCGCGGCTGCTCGACATCGTCTCGATGGTCAACGCCGAGTAG